One Deltaproteobacteria bacterium PRO3 DNA window includes the following coding sequences:
- a CDS encoding FHA domain-containing protein, with amino-acid sequence AKALAERYGMDKNPAFMKLLARLVVDNLRETELRFGEAPKQGAPADPKLTGFMERQRGYGLKLAKGFEAKVDPAKREKFKMDLGKILSQDAAGLPSGGDPAVEAKFKTNREAVVEAFAKEYGLDGDANFMKAAKMLLVDRVLKECPRVEPKGPKIDPMVQQTGQRLESEIYDRALRAGRNKEEAAQLAEQARGHFEAALKEGKKPEEAFTAASDKMAAEFKETVRPGAAAPKELTPAEKETVRPGKAQAGDKQALTPSGVRPKGSKPEETTGELKTEVDHLAAGDTPFAEAARDLQAGKITLTEYRARQKAIAEKMVEDHKAAYEDVMGFLTEIGKDPVLGVSQEFPPKGRMKAADDIAPKLVRRGWQDMAPLTDVAGTRIVVRSNADAEAVIARIQEKYKIREAYMKDGSMEADLMTPAEMKSKGIKEEDGVVWIDAKLDQDGIHRLVDGHPASGYRALHIVVEVNGKPVEIQIKTEAMHEWGEIEHKLVYKNKDLPAEVLDPIKKFRQEASDYLAQVTHREPGEKLPEMPKPPELPADVPNRGEIQKGLDDMVSLMKKYSEGEPGGGQVLQIPKAPKAPDAEGINRKAAYLTGLYERIFPEPVGRPGLKNMDLDGEINMIRERLVEGGHQALLEKFDADYKALMTEPMDSPQFKAAIERLGDVLALNHGDPRFRQPVVFMSEAGFAEFAKASQEVYDKSAGPAPGAKEGKGADVIPFRPKAKSDTGTEVRKAAHNSDPESLTARLGAKDADPNKALEPLAAIEKRLEASEPELAAQLKADRETILKGEKDSPEYLEALERLNLLDGALRGPLEYGKNLSDKDVAGFVRPLYVEKGPDSQGPKGSGRDSNTGTWATGTGLLMGLLALVAPETARAADGVMRAGPNIGPVEIAMIVGIGTLLAIPVVRRFLSSSKPSVDLSPATRDNPVRLEHNGVVTAIRPLETRDYQGGRVVDGFVGTFSKEGSKVHGDGVELVYRVTDPSSGAVTANTKVYLSKAEAQRLGVKFDAKGTQVVEVPNHGIVVKQYAVGSPANVGVAADAGPRGGSVVANHPPLEVSAGTTYFQVMADPQGRPVVNQYMGQVSPPLLTFQRGPKGQWYVFEGKPSMDFYAAQADPVARRYWKPVKDGDLFQVGDSVVPFKAPADAWIRYQMPDGSVQGYAPTAASGGALPVAVSGKLPVGEARTVVPKADGSPFVIGRGQGDLQFTDSNVSGVHATIVRNQADGKWYLVDGPMGDASKVSTNGVYVMGGRMPKYYPIKDGEYFVINGATFQLREPAQAAPQAPPVPPPPAAPSNAAVLQAGPHGGPVIDLGGRSFTVSPWQQGWTEMGTQYLGRIASASRVPNDPQGKVRFDVRTRRGMGAEEGSITLEMTPAEAAALNIKLRPDGTLQPGPKEPYLSFGEILPQPVALAADANPNPVVQTRARPQPPPLPARRGPVDLKDGAGQAYQLEGAPVTEGLVPGKLIGSVTRLEPLPGNSGGKLFMVVEIRPDLRPDSPVKTVSFSVTPQEAARLGLKLDAQGRLVEGSPRGLKIAMPGAEIAAPKPKPGAPGEIQGVWADNAPGAPRRGEVGKKEATEVYGTSAGKTHEGIGYKEKNEDAVVQGDNFAVVLDGMGGHKGGDAASRISGEAIAKYISENQGKMPPEELLTKALLEGDRAVKASDVYRQASKDEKPGAVGVVHLVVKNPDGSHDVYLAHVGDAGAIVVGKDGKVKHRTADQSLLHDFYKKVMSGELKGDAVEAYMNFYPKLRPFYDAIQKYGKDPERMEMEIRAHPYANIVSGGLGTSGDPKPIVQKFRLEPGDKIVMFSDGVGDANATADLAKLAHESKSAKEASDRIMDGTLERMADLEDAMAELPPGKRLPIVRSDGEIAYVDNKGNIYKTLTPEPGEKVVDHYKADNATVHVYFHDPKAGGSDPVKPGPEGGVKESGVRLKPPPLPPGAKKAPKVEAIKPENDIDFKSLPPENLLTQDELAGLDRLNKRPHVKEILHDPTLRPVTKVTVGDQTFYLSRVIETVDERGDVRPHVLALVPVKENGQTVLKRRFFYKSNSDGGWRASPYILGGRYAKGVGKHYTQETQPIPELAAHFQKLEEAAGGVTKVRMTDAEFDKYIDVGSPLLNQDAQGTMLAGFGKEVMFPSNVGMTNIGALQPGSAFKAGVYSGASDPTIVPKLANLTYPEGFIPDFAQGPAKTYTETHTLLGKITCREFQGGYLVEKGSGRKRPVVWTMAEDAQGRTWVKSIRYTDSKVNSYGVYDEVIDSGIITSKPLEYAEQSYKLPAEYRPDFNGQYVDITPALHMLKPIRDYRASRGLPNPELPKAPGTPVPPPSPNVLPPSPKVPPPPPQTPKVVQSQVQGLSGTEGKWVYRMDPNQTQVLLGREAFMGENGTEGVSGKHVRIFRADGTTFIEDSVSSNGTQVWRDGKMVWSSRGKADMMKSIFPIRPGDKIFMGGVEVTFNPA; translated from the coding sequence AGCCAAGGCCTTGGCCGAGCGCTACGGCATGGACAAGAATCCCGCCTTCATGAAGCTGCTCGCGCGCCTGGTCGTCGACAACCTGCGCGAGACCGAGCTCCGCTTCGGCGAGGCGCCGAAGCAAGGTGCGCCCGCCGATCCCAAGCTGACGGGCTTCATGGAGCGGCAGCGCGGCTACGGTCTGAAACTCGCCAAGGGCTTCGAGGCCAAGGTCGATCCCGCCAAACGGGAAAAGTTCAAGATGGACCTGGGCAAGATCCTCAGCCAAGACGCGGCCGGTCTGCCCAGCGGCGGCGACCCGGCGGTCGAGGCCAAGTTCAAGACGAACCGTGAGGCTGTCGTCGAGGCCTTCGCCAAGGAGTACGGCCTGGACGGCGACGCCAATTTCATGAAGGCCGCCAAGATGCTGTTGGTCGACCGCGTCCTGAAGGAATGTCCGCGCGTCGAGCCCAAGGGTCCCAAGATCGATCCGATGGTGCAGCAGACCGGACAGCGCCTCGAATCCGAGATCTACGACCGAGCGCTGCGCGCCGGCCGCAACAAGGAAGAGGCCGCGCAATTGGCCGAGCAGGCCCGCGGCCATTTCGAGGCCGCGCTCAAGGAGGGCAAGAAGCCCGAAGAGGCCTTCACCGCCGCCAGCGACAAGATGGCCGCGGAGTTCAAGGAGACCGTGCGCCCCGGCGCCGCCGCGCCCAAAGAGCTGACTCCGGCCGAAAAGGAGACGGTCCGTCCGGGCAAGGCTCAAGCCGGCGACAAGCAGGCCCTGACCCCTTCGGGCGTGCGTCCCAAGGGTTCCAAGCCGGAAGAGACCACCGGTGAGCTCAAGACCGAAGTCGATCACCTCGCGGCCGGCGACACGCCCTTCGCCGAAGCGGCCCGGGATCTTCAGGCGGGCAAGATCACGTTGACGGAATACCGCGCGCGGCAAAAGGCCATCGCCGAGAAGATGGTCGAAGACCATAAGGCCGCTTACGAAGACGTGATGGGGTTCCTCACGGAGATCGGCAAAGATCCCGTCTTGGGCGTCAGCCAGGAATTTCCGCCCAAGGGACGGATGAAGGCCGCCGACGACATAGCCCCAAAATTGGTCCGCCGCGGCTGGCAGGACATGGCCCCCCTTACGGACGTGGCGGGTACCCGCATCGTGGTGCGCAGCAACGCCGACGCCGAGGCGGTCATCGCCCGGATCCAAGAGAAGTACAAGATCCGCGAGGCCTACATGAAGGACGGCTCGATGGAGGCCGACCTCATGACGCCCGCGGAGATGAAGTCCAAGGGAATCAAGGAAGAGGACGGGGTGGTCTGGATCGACGCCAAGTTGGACCAAGACGGCATCCATCGCCTCGTCGACGGCCACCCGGCCAGCGGTTATCGTGCCCTGCACATCGTGGTCGAGGTCAACGGCAAGCCGGTGGAGATCCAGATCAAGACCGAGGCCATGCACGAGTGGGGCGAGATCGAGCACAAGCTGGTCTATAAAAACAAGGACCTTCCGGCCGAGGTCTTGGATCCCATCAAGAAATTCCGCCAGGAGGCCTCCGACTACTTGGCGCAGGTCACGCACCGCGAGCCCGGCGAGAAGCTTCCCGAGATGCCGAAGCCGCCGGAGCTGCCGGCGGACGTCCCCAATCGGGGCGAGATCCAGAAGGGTCTCGACGATATGGTCTCCTTAATGAAGAAATATTCCGAGGGCGAACCCGGCGGCGGGCAGGTCTTGCAAATTCCCAAGGCCCCCAAGGCGCCGGATGCCGAGGGGATCAACCGCAAGGCCGCCTACCTCACCGGCCTCTACGAGCGTATTTTCCCCGAGCCGGTGGGTCGCCCGGGCCTGAAAAACATGGACCTGGACGGCGAGATCAACATGATCCGCGAGCGCCTCGTCGAGGGCGGGCACCAAGCCCTATTGGAAAAATTCGACGCCGACTACAAGGCCCTCATGACCGAGCCCATGGATTCCCCTCAGTTTAAGGCCGCGATTGAAAGGTTGGGCGACGTCCTTGCGCTGAATCACGGCGATCCGCGCTTCCGACAGCCGGTGGTCTTCATGAGCGAGGCCGGTTTCGCCGAATTCGCCAAGGCCTCGCAAGAGGTCTACGACAAATCCGCGGGTCCCGCGCCCGGCGCCAAGGAAGGGAAGGGCGCTGACGTCATTCCCTTCCGTCCCAAGGCGAAATCGGATACGGGTACCGAGGTCCGGAAGGCCGCGCATAATTCCGATCCGGAGAGTCTTACCGCCCGTCTCGGCGCCAAGGACGCGGATCCCAATAAAGCGCTCGAACCCTTAGCCGCCATCGAAAAGCGGCTGGAAGCCAGCGAACCCGAGCTGGCCGCCCAGCTGAAGGCCGATCGCGAGACGATCTTGAAGGGCGAAAAGGACAGTCCCGAATATCTCGAGGCGCTGGAACGGCTGAACCTCCTCGATGGGGCCCTCCGCGGCCCGCTGGAATACGGAAAAAATCTCTCCGACAAGGACGTCGCTGGTTTCGTACGCCCCCTTTACGTCGAGAAGGGACCCGACAGCCAGGGTCCCAAGGGCTCGGGACGCGACAGCAATACCGGCACCTGGGCCACCGGCACGGGCCTGCTGATGGGACTCCTCGCCCTGGTCGCTCCCGAGACCGCCCGCGCCGCCGACGGCGTGATGCGCGCGGGACCCAATATCGGCCCGGTCGAGATCGCGATGATCGTCGGGATCGGCACCCTCTTGGCCATCCCCGTGGTCCGGAGATTCCTCTCGTCCTCCAAGCCCTCCGTCGATCTATCTCCCGCCACTCGGGACAACCCAGTGCGCCTGGAGCACAACGGTGTCGTCACGGCGATACGTCCCCTAGAGACGCGGGACTATCAGGGAGGCCGGGTGGTCGACGGCTTCGTGGGGACTTTCTCGAAAGAGGGGTCCAAGGTCCACGGCGACGGGGTCGAGCTGGTCTACCGCGTCACCGATCCCTCCAGCGGGGCCGTCACGGCGAATACCAAGGTATATTTGAGCAAGGCGGAGGCCCAACGTCTGGGCGTCAAATTCGACGCCAAGGGCACTCAGGTCGTCGAGGTGCCCAACCACGGCATCGTGGTCAAGCAGTATGCCGTCGGAAGCCCGGCGAACGTCGGCGTCGCGGCCGATGCCGGTCCGCGCGGCGGCTCCGTCGTCGCGAACCATCCGCCGCTGGAGGTGAGCGCGGGAACGACCTACTTCCAAGTCATGGCCGATCCGCAAGGCCGGCCGGTCGTCAACCAATACATGGGGCAGGTCAGCCCCCCTCTGTTGACCTTCCAACGCGGACCGAAGGGGCAGTGGTACGTCTTCGAAGGAAAGCCTTCGATGGATTTTTACGCGGCCCAGGCGGATCCGGTGGCGCGGCGCTACTGGAAGCCCGTCAAGGACGGCGACCTCTTCCAAGTCGGGGACAGCGTGGTGCCTTTCAAGGCGCCGGCGGACGCCTGGATCCGATACCAGATGCCGGACGGCAGCGTGCAGGGCTACGCGCCGACCGCGGCCTCCGGCGGTGCCTTGCCGGTCGCCGTCTCGGGCAAGCTCCCGGTGGGCGAGGCCCGCACCGTCGTCCCTAAGGCGGACGGCTCTCCCTTCGTCATCGGGAGGGGGCAGGGCGATCTGCAATTCACCGACTCGAACGTCTCCGGCGTCCACGCCACCATCGTGCGCAACCAGGCCGACGGAAAGTGGTACTTGGTCGACGGGCCGATGGGCGACGCGTCCAAGGTCAGCACCAACGGGGTCTACGTGATGGGCGGCCGCATGCCGAAATACTATCCCATTAAAGACGGGGAATACTTCGTCATCAACGGCGCCACCTTCCAGTTGAGGGAGCCGGCTCAAGCGGCCCCGCAGGCCCCTCCCGTGCCTCCGCCGCCGGCGGCTCCCAGCAATGCCGCGGTCCTGCAGGCCGGTCCGCATGGCGGTCCCGTGATCGATTTGGGCGGGCGTTCCTTTACCGTCAGCCCCTGGCAGCAGGGTTGGACGGAGATGGGGACGCAGTACCTCGGCCGCATCGCCTCCGCCTCGCGCGTGCCGAACGACCCGCAAGGCAAGGTCCGATTTGATGTGCGCACCCGACGCGGCATGGGGGCCGAAGAGGGGAGCATCACCCTCGAGATGACTCCCGCCGAGGCCGCCGCCTTGAATATCAAACTGCGCCCGGACGGGACGCTTCAGCCGGGACCCAAGGAGCCCTATCTCTCCTTCGGCGAAATTCTGCCCCAGCCCGTGGCCCTCGCGGCGGACGCCAATCCCAATCCCGTTGTCCAGACGCGAGCGCGTCCCCAACCGCCGCCCCTGCCGGCGCGACGCGGGCCGGTGGACCTCAAGGACGGCGCCGGGCAGGCCTACCAACTCGAGGGCGCTCCCGTCACCGAAGGCTTGGTGCCGGGCAAGTTGATCGGCAGCGTGACGCGCTTGGAGCCCCTGCCCGGAAACTCCGGAGGCAAGCTCTTCATGGTCGTGGAAATTCGGCCGGACCTTCGCCCCGATTCGCCGGTCAAGACCGTCAGCTTCAGCGTCACCCCGCAGGAGGCCGCGCGCCTCGGCTTGAAATTGGACGCCCAGGGAAGGTTGGTGGAAGGCAGCCCGAGGGGCCTGAAAATCGCGATGCCCGGCGCGGAGATCGCGGCGCCCAAGCCGAAGCCCGGCGCGCCCGGCGAGATTCAGGGCGTCTGGGCCGACAACGCCCCCGGCGCCCCGAGGCGCGGGGAAGTCGGCAAGAAAGAGGCGACGGAGGTCTACGGCACCTCCGCCGGCAAGACCCACGAGGGCATCGGCTACAAAGAGAAGAACGAGGACGCCGTGGTGCAGGGCGACAACTTCGCCGTCGTCCTGGACGGCATGGGCGGACACAAGGGCGGGGACGCCGCCAGCCGCATCTCCGGTGAGGCCATTGCCAAGTATATCTCCGAGAATCAGGGCAAGATGCCCCCCGAGGAGTTGCTGACCAAGGCCTTGCTCGAGGGCGACCGGGCGGTGAAGGCCTCGGACGTTTACCGTCAAGCGTCGAAAGACGAGAAGCCCGGCGCGGTCGGCGTGGTTCACCTGGTCGTCAAGAACCCCGACGGCAGCCACGACGTCTACCTGGCCCACGTCGGTGATGCGGGCGCCATCGTCGTCGGCAAGGATGGCAAGGTCAAACATCGCACCGCGGATCAATCCCTTCTGCACGATTTCTACAAGAAGGTCATGTCGGGCGAGTTGAAAGGCGATGCCGTCGAGGCCTACATGAACTTTTACCCGAAGCTTCGTCCCTTCTACGACGCGATTCAAAAATATGGGAAGGACCCGGAGCGGATGGAGATGGAAATCCGCGCGCACCCCTATGCGAACATCGTCAGCGGCGGGCTGGGCACCAGCGGCGATCCCAAGCCGATCGTGCAGAAGTTCCGCCTCGAGCCCGGCGATAAGATCGTCATGTTCTCCGACGGCGTCGGCGACGCGAACGCCACCGCCGACCTGGCGAAGCTCGCCCATGAATCGAAGTCGGCGAAGGAGGCCTCGGACCGCATCATGGACGGCACCCTCGAGCGCATGGCGGACCTCGAGGACGCCATGGCCGAGCTTCCCCCGGGCAAGCGGCTCCCGATCGTGCGGTCGGACGGCGAAATCGCTTATGTCGATAACAAGGGGAATATCTATAAAACCCTGACGCCGGAACCGGGCGAGAAGGTCGTGGATCACTACAAGGCGGACAACGCCACGGTGCACGTCTACTTCCACGACCCCAAGGCCGGGGGCTCGGATCCGGTTAAACCGGGACCCGAAGGAGGCGTGAAGGAGTCGGGGGTTCGCCTGAAGCCGCCGCCTTTGCCGCCCGGCGCGAAAAAGGCACCCAAGGTCGAGGCGATCAAGCCGGAGAACGACATCGACTTCAAGTCCCTTCCGCCGGAAAACCTGCTCACCCAGGACGAGCTGGCGGGCCTGGATAGATTGAACAAACGCCCGCACGTCAAAGAGATCCTGCACGACCCCACTCTGCGTCCCGTCACCAAGGTCACCGTCGGGGACCAGACTTTTTACTTAAGCCGCGTCATCGAGACGGTCGACGAGCGTGGCGATGTCCGGCCCCATGTCTTGGCCTTGGTGCCCGTGAAGGAAAACGGGCAGACCGTCCTGAAACGGCGCTTTTTCTACAAATCCAATTCGGACGGCGGATGGAGGGCCTCGCCTTACATTTTAGGAGGGAGATACGCGAAGGGCGTGGGGAAGCACTATACCCAAGAGACCCAGCCCATCCCCGAGCTTGCCGCGCATTTCCAAAAGCTGGAAGAGGCGGCCGGCGGGGTCACCAAGGTCCGGATGACCGACGCGGAGTTCGACAAATACATCGACGTCGGCAGCCCGCTGCTCAATCAGGACGCTCAGGGCACCATGTTGGCGGGGTTCGGCAAGGAAGTGATGTTTCCCTCCAATGTCGGCATGACGAATATCGGAGCGCTTCAGCCAGGATCGGCCTTCAAGGCCGGGGTTTATTCAGGCGCCAGCGATCCGACGATCGTCCCCAAGTTAGCCAACCTGACCTATCCGGAGGGCTTCATTCCCGACTTCGCCCAAGGCCCCGCTAAGACCTACACGGAGACGCACACGCTTTTGGGCAAGATCACCTGTCGCGAATTTCAGGGCGGCTATCTCGTCGAGAAAGGCAGCGGCCGAAAACGCCCGGTGGTCTGGACCATGGCCGAGGACGCCCAGGGGCGCACCTGGGTGAAGTCGATTCGCTACACGGATTCCAAGGTGAATTCTTACGGCGTCTACGACGAGGTCATCGATTCCGGGATCATCACCTCGAAGCCCTTGGAGTACGCCGAGCAGAGCTACAAGCTGCCCGCGGAGTACCGGCCGGATTTCAACGGGCAGTATGTCGATATCACGCCGGCGCTCCATATGCTGAAGCCGATCCGCGACTACCGCGCCTCGCGGGGCCTGCCGAATCCCGAGTTGCCGAAGGCTCCGGGGACACCCGTCCCTCCGCCTTCCCCGAACGTGCTCCCGCCTTCGCCGAAGGTCCCTCCGCCGCCTCCGCAGACCCCCAAAGTGGTGCAAAGCCAAGTCCAAGGGCTTTCCGGAACCGAAGGCAAGTGGGTCTATCGCATGGATCCCAACCAGACCCAGGTGCTTCTCGGGCGGGAGGCCTTCATGGGAGAAAATGGAACGGAGGGGGTCTCGGGCAAGCACGTGCGCATCTTCCGCGCGGACGGAACCACCTTCATCGAAGATTCCGTCTCCTCCAACGGCACGCAGGTGTGGCGCGACGGCAAGATGGTATGGTCCTCCCGCGGCAAGGCCGACATGATGAAGTCGATCTTCCCCATCCGCCCCGGCGACAAGATCTTCATGGGCGGCGTCGAGGTGACCTTCAATCCCGCTTAA
- a CDS encoding YdcF family protein, giving the protein MENSTGAARSGSWSRSSANKRRPWRRRLAALALLIAAVLAYQAWRTVSYAESLMPPPAADIAIVLGARSAGPEPLPFFRERIEYAIRLYQEGKVRKLLFTGAPGEPPQAIVARDYALARGVPEDAMLLETRSRITIENLRYAKELLPNPGDFVLIVSDPLHLRRAMRMAQDVGLNAIPAAVPETRVRGFWSRAKMTLRESGAYVKYWILRRL; this is encoded by the coding sequence ATGGAGAATTCGACGGGCGCCGCAAGAAGCGGGTCTTGGTCAAGATCCTCGGCGAATAAGCGACGCCCCTGGCGCCGCCGCCTCGCCGCATTGGCGCTCCTGATCGCCGCCGTCTTGGCCTACCAGGCCTGGCGCACCGTCTCTTACGCCGAGTCCCTGATGCCGCCCCCTGCCGCCGACATCGCCATCGTCCTGGGCGCCCGCAGCGCGGGCCCGGAGCCCCTGCCCTTCTTCCGGGAGCGCATCGAGTACGCGATCCGCCTCTATCAGGAAGGCAAGGTGCGCAAGCTCCTCTTCACGGGCGCGCCCGGCGAGCCGCCCCAGGCGATCGTCGCCCGCGACTACGCCCTGGCGCGCGGGGTGCCCGAGGACGCGATGCTCCTCGAGACGCGCTCGCGGATCACGATCGAAAACCTGCGCTACGCGAAGGAGCTGCTGCCCAATCCGGGCGATTTCGTCCTGATCGTCAGCGACCCCCTGCACCTGCGGCGGGCGATGCGGATGGCGCAGGACGTGGGCTTGAACGCGATCCCCGCGGCGGTGCCCGAGACGCGCGTACGAGGTTTCTGGAGCCGCGCGAAGATGACGCTGCGGGAGTCGGGGGCCTACGTGAAGTATTGGATTTTGCGCAGGCTGTAG
- a CDS encoding OsmC family protein — protein sequence MVKIDLQYQGDLRVAAEHAPSGTRLHTDAPVDNQGKGESFSPTDLVATGLGSCMATIMGIVSRKHGIDLKGMEIRVEKIMSQEGPRRIAALEVDFQIPLRPDDEKVRLLEEAAHTCPVALSIHPDIQVRTRFRWGNDAPSERG from the coding sequence ATGGTGAAAATCGACCTGCAATACCAAGGCGATCTTCGAGTCGCGGCCGAACATGCCCCCTCCGGCACGCGGCTGCACACCGACGCCCCGGTCGATAACCAGGGCAAGGGCGAGAGCTTCTCTCCCACCGACTTGGTGGCGACGGGGCTGGGCTCCTGCATGGCGACGATCATGGGCATCGTCTCGCGCAAGCACGGCATCGACTTGAAGGGAATGGAGATCCGCGTCGAGAAGATCATGTCGCAGGAGGGGCCACGGCGCATCGCCGCGCTTGAGGTCGATTTCCAAATCCCCCTTAGGCCCGACGACGAGAAGGTCCGCTTGCTGGAAGAGGCCGCCCATACCTGCCCGGTCGCGCTCTCGATCCACCCCGACATCCAAGTGCGGACCCGCTTCCGCTGGGGAAACGACGCGCCGTCCGAGCGAGGTTGA
- a CDS encoding methyltransferase domain-containing protein, with amino-acid sequence MRDYCIVRLHLAPEIEGEVRGRIYRHPCLGLEFSPEAGRLAARAYFDADYPLAELRRDLERHAPALRWEGETRIRLPAARDSGAEPVSVSLLGREILLRGGPAFGSGAHPTTRLAAALLGEIDLRGASFLDLGAGTGILSILAQKLGAAAVTAVEILPEARENAAENFRLNGTAGIALAAEPGETEGRYDVIVANILSPTLIALGDAILARLKPGGRIVLSGILSGELAEVLRAFRPCALERQMEEAEWRALRLRGR; translated from the coding sequence ATGCGCGACTACTGTATCGTTCGGTTGCATCTTGCGCCCGAAATCGAGGGCGAGGTGCGGGGCCGGATTTATCGGCACCCCTGCCTGGGCCTGGAATTCTCCCCCGAGGCTGGGCGCCTCGCCGCCCGCGCTTACTTTGACGCGGATTATCCGCTGGCCGAGCTGCGCCGCGACCTGGAGCGCCACGCCCCGGCCCTGCGCTGGGAGGGCGAGACGCGCATCCGCCTACCGGCGGCAAGGGATTCCGGCGCCGAGCCGGTCTCCGTTTCCTTGCTCGGGCGGGAGATCCTGCTGCGCGGCGGCCCCGCCTTCGGCAGCGGGGCCCATCCCACGACGCGGTTGGCGGCGGCATTGCTCGGAGAGATCGACCTGAGGGGCGCTTCCTTCCTGGACCTGGGCGCCGGGACCGGCATCCTCTCCATCCTGGCGCAAAAGCTCGGCGCCGCGGCGGTGACGGCCGTGGAGATCCTGCCGGAGGCGCGGGAGAACGCCGCGGAGAATTTCCGCCTCAACGGGACGGCCGGCATCGCCCTCGCGGCCGAGCCGGGCGAGACGGAAGGGCGCTACGACGTCATCGTCGCGAACATCCTCAGTCCCACTTTGATCGCGCTGGGAGACGCGATCTTAGCGCGCTTGAAGCCGGGAGGGCGGATCGTGCTGTCGGGGATCTTGTCCGGCGAGCTCGCGGAGGTCTTGCGGGCCTTCCGGCCCTGCGCCCTCGAGCGTCAAATGGAAGAGGCGGAGTGGCGCGCGTTGCGCCTGCGCGGCCGATAG
- a CDS encoding YjbQ family protein, with the protein MKSFRKEIWMNVPTRRAFVNITPQVEAALRESGIREGLLLVNAMHISASVFVNDDETGLHHDFEVFLERLAPHAPVSQYRHNDTGEDNADAHIKRQIMGREVVCAVTEGRLDFGPWEQIFYGEFDGRRKKRVLVKILGE; encoded by the coding sequence ATGAAGTCCTTCCGCAAAGAGATCTGGATGAACGTCCCGACCCGCCGGGCCTTCGTCAACATCACCCCGCAGGTCGAGGCCGCGCTGCGCGAGAGCGGGATCCGCGAGGGCCTGCTCTTGGTCAACGCCATGCATATCAGCGCCTCGGTCTTCGTCAACGACGACGAGACGGGGCTGCACCACGACTTTGAGGTATTTCTGGAAAGACTGGCGCCGCACGCGCCCGTCTCGCAGTACCGCCACAACGACACCGGCGAGGACAACGCCGACGCCCACATCAAGCGCCAGATCATGGGCCGCGAGGTGGTCTGCGCGGTAACGGAGGGACGCCTCGACTTCGGTCCCTGGGAGCAGATCTTTTATGGAGAATTCGACGGGCGCCGCAAGAAGCGGGTCTTGGTCAAGATCCTCGGCGAATAA
- the apaG gene encoding Co2+/Mg2+ efflux protein ApaG, translated as MKHTVNPKSSATTRGIQVDVESEFDPERSDPGNGYYFFVYHVKIRNHGDSAAQLISRHWIITDGDGQVEEVQGPGVVGEQPRLEPGESFEYSSACPLKTPTGNMRGTYQMVSETGEKFDAEIARFELAPGYTLH; from the coding sequence ATGAAACACACGGTCAACCCCAAATCCAGCGCCACCACCCGCGGCATCCAGGTCGACGTCGAGAGCGAGTTCGATCCCGAGCGCAGCGATCCCGGCAACGGCTATTATTTCTTCGTCTACCACGTGAAGATCCGCAACCACGGCGACTCCGCGGCCCAGCTGATCAGCCGGCACTGGATCATCACCGACGGCGACGGCCAAGTGGAAGAGGTGCAGGGCCCCGGCGTGGTCGGCGAACAGCCGCGCCTCGAGCCCGGGGAGTCCTTCGAGTACTCCAGCGCCTGTCCCTTGAAGACCCCTACCGGCAACATGCGGGGCACCTACCAAATGGTCTCCGAGACCGGCGAAAAATTCGACGCCGAGATCGCCCGCTTCGAGCTGGCGCCCGGATACACGCTGCACTGA
- a CDS encoding NUDIX hydrolase, with the protein MSDAGVLYRGRFLQLKEGQGWEWVERVNCTGVVMLVARTPEGKVLLVEQYRIPVGAPVIEFPAGLVGDGAGHGEDLATAARRELLEETGYEAGVLEFLSEGPPSAGLSPEAITIFLARDLKRVGEGGGDATETILVHEVPAGEVEAWLEAKRREGCRVDPKVYAGLYFLGRRS; encoded by the coding sequence ATGAGCGATGCCGGCGTATTGTACCGAGGCCGTTTCCTTCAATTGAAGGAGGGCCAAGGCTGGGAGTGGGTGGAGCGGGTGAATTGCACCGGCGTGGTGATGCTGGTGGCGAGGACCCCCGAGGGGAAGGTCCTGCTGGTCGAGCAGTACCGCATCCCGGTCGGCGCCCCGGTGATCGAGTTTCCCGCGGGCTTGGTGGGCGACGGCGCGGGGCATGGCGAAGACCTGGCTACCGCGGCCCGGCGCGAACTCTTGGAAGAGACGGGCTACGAGGCGGGGGTTTTGGAATTTCTGTCGGAGGGGCCGCCCTCCGCGGGCCTAAGCCCCGAGGCGATCACGATCTTCCTCGCCCGCGACCTGAAGCGGGTGGGGGAGGGCGGGGGCGACGCGACGGAGACGATCCTCGTGCACGAGGTGCCGGCGGGAGAGGTCGAGGCCTGGCTGGAGGCCAAGCGGCGGGAGGGTTGCCGGGTGGACCCGAAGGTCTATGCGGGCCTGTATTTTTTGGGGCGGAGATCGTAG
- a CDS encoding DUF962 domain-containing protein has protein sequence MTVQDLIENYKRSHTHPFNHAMHAIGIPMILVSLAWIFFDWKVGLILFGVGWAFQFLGHAVEGKPPAFFSNPAYLLIGPIWLAKKLGGLFSKPKPADTDWKARG, from the coding sequence ATGACCGTCCAGGACTTGATCGAAAACTACAAGCGCTCCCACACGCATCCCTTCAACCACGCGATGCATGCGATCGGGATCCCGATGATCCTCGTCAGCCTTGCTTGGATTTTCTTCGATTGGAAGGTCGGACTGATCCTGTTCGGCGTAGGCTGGGCCTTCCAATTCCTCGGCCATGCGGTGGAAGGCAAGCCGCCCGCCTTCTTCTCCAACCCCGCCTATCTCTTGATCGGGCCGATCTGGCTGGCCAAGAAGCTAGGCGGCCTCTTCTCCAAGCCCAAGCCCGCGGACACCGATTGGAAAGCCCGAGGCTAA